The nucleotide sequence GTTTCTCATCCGAGACGCCGGAACGGAGAAGTACCGGCTCGGATTTCGGGTTTGGGAGCTGTCCGCGCAGCTGGCGGGGCAATCGGACGATCCGGGCGCGCTGGTGCTCCCGGAGATGGAGCGGCTGCGCGATTTGGTAGGCGAGACGATCAGTTTGTATATTCGCGAGGGCAACGAGCGCATTCGCATCCAGGCGGTGCAGAGCCACCACGCGATTCGCCGGGTCGCTCCGGTCGGGGCGAGAATGCCGCTGTATGTCGGGGCGTCGAGCAAGGTGTTGCTCGCGTTCGAGGACGAGCGCGTGCGCGACGCGCTGCTCCGCTCGCCGGACTGGCCGGCGTCGATCGACCAGGCGTCTTTCCTGCGGGGGCTGGAGGATATCCGCGCTCAAGGCTATGCGACCAGCGTCGAGGAACGGGAGCCGGGAGCGGCGGCCGTGGCGGCGCCCATCCTGACGGGGAAGGGGCGGCTGGCGGCCGCGCTGGCGGTGTCCGGTCCCTCGAACCGGCTGACGCTGGAGATGATGCGCGAAATCGCGCCGCAGGTCATGGAAGCGGCAAGACGCATGGGCACGATGATGAAATAGCGATCACGGGAGCGAGCGGCGTCCATTGGGACGCCGCTTTTATTATGTGGTTTAGTTGCGCATTGCAACTAAGTAGTTGTATAATTCAACTATCACGATGACTCGGAGATGATCTTCATGAGCGATACACTGCAGCAGCTGGTGGCCGAATTCGTCCGCAGCTTCGGGCTGCACGACGGCGAGACAACGCCCTGCGGCAAACCGATCCCGGTGTCCGAGGCGCATGCGCTCGCGGAGCTGTCGGGCGGCGAAGGCCTCAGCCAGAACGAACTCGCGCGCCGCTTGCAGCTCGAGAAGAGCACCGTCAGCCGGCTTGTCGCCTCGATGGAGCGCCGCGGCTGGCTGGAGCGGCGGACGGACGGCGCCGATTCCCGCGTTCGCCGGCTGTACTTGTCCCCGGCGGGCCGAAGGGTGGCGGGCGAAGTCGAGGCGGCGCGGCGGGACAAGTTCCGGAGGCTCGCCGGTTATCTCGGAGCCGATGAAATGCAGTCCGTCGAAACAGGGCTGCGAAGCCTGCTGACGGCGCTGCGGAAAGAGAAGGAGGAAGGAAACGATGATCGGAACGAAGATGAAAGTTGATGTGCGCATGGCCGTCTTGGCCGCCGCGCTGAGCGCGCTGCTGGCCGGCTGCGCCTCCGCAGGGGGGACGGAGCCGGCTGCGAGCGGGGCGGACGCTGCGGCTCCGTACGCCGGCTACGAGACCCGCGAAATCGCGGCGTTGGCGCCAGAGCGAGTAGAATCGCTGCTCGCCGGCGGCGGGGCGGGCTACGCGCTCGCGGCTGAGGTGAACGGCTATCCGGGCCCGAAGCACGTGCTCGACTTCGCCGAGAAGCTCGAGCTGACGGCGGAGCAGCGGGCCGCGACGGAAGCGATGTACGGCGAGATGAAGGAGCGGGCGACGGAGCTCGGACGCCGCATCGTTGAGCTGGAGCGGGAGCTCGACCGCGCGTTCAAGAGCGGCGAGGCGAGCGAGGAGGAGCTGGCGAGGCTGACGGCGGACATCGCCGAGACGGAGGGACGGCTCCGGTACGTGCATCTCGAGACGCATCTGCGGATGCGGGAGGCGTTAACGGCGGAGCAGACGACGACGTACAACGAGCTGCGCGGCTACGCCGGCGATGGCGCAGGCCATGAAGGACATGGCGGCGAGCACCAAGCGCATTAGCCCTTGGCGCGGCGGTCGGCGGGGAACAGCACAAATGTCGAGCGGTCGGCCGGCAAGAGCGCAAAAAGTGTGCAATCATGGCGGTCGGCTGCGTCGGCGCGGGGAACAGCGCTCGATCGTCCCAATGACGGCCGGCGGGAACGCGCTCTCTCGGCAGCATCTATTCATTTCTGCGCACAAAAAACGCCCGGCTTCGAGTCTTAAGCTCGAAGTCGGGCGTTGTTCGTTTTACAAAATTCGTTACGCCATCAGCTGACGGAGAACCGTCTGCAGGATGCCGCCGTTGCGATAGTAGTCAACATCGACCATGGAGTCGAGGCGCACGATCGCGTCGAAGGAGAACTGCGAACCGTCGGTGCGAGTCGCCGTCACTTTTACCGTTTGACCCGGCTTCACGTCGTTGCTGAGGCCCTCGATGTCGAACGTTTCCGTGCCGTCGATGCCGAGCGTCTTCCAGCTTTGGCCTTCGACGAATTGCAGCGGGAGAACGCCCATGCCGACGAGGTTGGAGCGGTGAATCCGCTCGAAGCTCTCCGCGATGACCGCTTTCGCGCCGAGCAGGAACGTGCCCTTCGCCGCCCAGTCGCGGGAGGAGCCTGTGCCGTACTCTTTGCCTGCGATGACGACGGTCGGCGTGCCGTCCGCTTGGTACTTCATCGCCGCGTCGTAGATCGGCATTACTTCGTCCGTCGGCAGATACTTCGTTACGCCGCCTTCCGTGCCCGGAGCGACTTGGTTCCGGATGCGGATGTTCGCGAACGTGCCGCGCATCATGACTTCGTGGTTGCCGCGGCGCGAGCCGTACGAGTTGAAGTCTTCCTTCTTCACGCCGTGCTCGATCAGATACTTGCCCGCCGGCGAGTCAGCCTTAATGCTGCCCGCAGGCGAGATGTGGTCCGTCGTGACGGAGTCGCCGAGCAGCGCCAGCGTCTTCGCGCCGCGGACGTCGACGATGTCGTCCAGCTGCTCGCCGAGGTTCGTGAAGAACGGCGGGTTCTGGATGTACGTCGACTTGTCGTCCCACTCGTACAGTTCGCCTTCGGCGACCGGGATCTCGTTCCAGCGCGGGTTCGCGCGGAATACGTCGCTGTACTTCGCGGCGTAGATGCCCGGATTCATCGCGGCGTTGATCGTGTCCATGATTTCCTGGGACGACGGCCAAATGTCTTTCAGGTATACCGGCTGACCGTCCTTATCCGTGCCGATCGGCTCGGAGGAGAGGTCGATGTCGACCGTGCCCGCGAGCGCGTATGCGACGACGAGCGGCGGCGAAGCGAGGTAGTTCGCTTTGACGGCCGGGTGGACGCGGCCTTCGAAGTTCCGGTTGCCGGACAGGACGGATGCGACCGTCAGATCGTTATCCGTAATCGCGGCTTGGACTTCGTCCGGCAGCGGGCCGGAGTTGCCGATACACGTCGCGCAGCCGTAACCTGCGACGTGGAAGCCGAGCGCCTCGAGCGGCTCGACGAGACCGGCGTTCTTCAGGTACTCCGTAACGACCAGGGAACCCGGCGTCAGGGAGCTCTTCACGTAGCCCGGCTTCGTGAGGCCGCGCTCGACGGCTTTCTTCGCGAGCAAGCCCGCGCCGACCATAACGCTCGGGTTGGACGTGTTCGTGCAGGACGTGATCGCCGCGATGACGACCGCGCCGTTCTTCATTTGGGAAACGGAGCCGTCCGGATGCTTCACGTCGACGACTTCGGCGAGCTTCTCTTCGGAGAGGCCGTAGCCGCCTTTGTCGACCGGCGTGCGCACGATCGTGTTGTACGTTTCCTTCATCGCCGTCAGCTCGATGCGGTCCTGCGGACGCTTCGGGCCGGCGAGCGACGGAACGACGGTGCCGAGGTCGAGCTCGATCGTGTCGGTGAACACCGGATCCGGCGTGTCGTCCGTACGGAACATGCCTTGAGCTTTGTAGTACGCTTCGACGAGCGCGACTTGCTCTTCCGAGCGCGCCGTGCCGCGGAGGTAGTTCAGCGTTTCTGCGTCGACCGGGAAGAAGCCGATCGTCGCGCCGTATTCCGGCGCCATGTTAGCGACCGTTGCGCGGTCCGCAAGCGTAATGGAGCTGAGGCCGGAACCGTAGAATTCTACGAATTTGCCGACGACGCCTTTTTTACGCAGCATTTGGGTAACAGTCAGCGCGAGGTCGGTCGCCGTAGCGCCTTCCGCGAGCTTGCCCGTCAGCTTGAAGCCGATGACGTCCGGCGTGACGAAGTAGAGCGGTTGGCCGAGCATGCCGGCTTCCGCCTCGATGCCGCCGACGCCCCAGCCGACGACGCCGAGACCGTTGATCAT is from Paenibacillus sp. and encodes:
- a CDS encoding IclR family transcriptional regulator; protein product: MEDGKLTVRAVERALDILLVFTEHTSLGLTEIADKVGLHKSTVHRLLASLEGKGFLIRDAGTEKYRLGFRVWELSAQLAGQSDDPGALVLPEMERLRDLVGETISLYIREGNERIRIQAVQSHHAIRRVAPVGARMPLYVGASSKVLLAFEDERVRDALLRSPDWPASIDQASFLRGLEDIRAQGYATSVEEREPGAAAVAAPILTGKGRLAAALAVSGPSNRLTLEMMREIAPQVMEAARRMGTMMK
- a CDS encoding MarR family winged helix-turn-helix transcriptional regulator; protein product: MSDTLQQLVAEFVRSFGLHDGETTPCGKPIPVSEAHALAELSGGEGLSQNELARRLQLEKSTVSRLVASMERRGWLERRTDGADSRVRRLYLSPAGRRVAGEVEAARRDKFRRLAGYLGADEMQSVETGLRSLLTALRKEKEEGNDDRNEDES
- a CDS encoding Spy/CpxP family protein refolding chaperone codes for the protein MIGTKMKVDVRMAVLAAALSALLAGCASAGGTEPAASGADAAAPYAGYETREIAALAPERVESLLAGGGAGYALAAEVNGYPGPKHVLDFAEKLELTAEQRAATEAMYGEMKERATELGRRIVELERELDRAFKSGEASEEELARLTADIAETEGRLRYVHLETHLRMREALTAEQTTTYNELRGYAGDGAGHEGHGGEHQAH
- the acnA gene encoding aconitate hydratase AcnA yields the protein MAKRDHYGVRKTLSVGSSQYQYYSLSDLEAKFGDVSKLPFSIKVLLEAAIRQFDGRAITEEHVAQIANWASNKDNNKEIPFIPSRIVLQDFTGVPVVVDLAAMRDTVKKKGGDPKKINPLVPVDLVIDHSVMVDAFGTTNALEYNQKVEFERNEERYRFLRWAQTAFDNFRAVPPGTGIVHQVNLEYLASVAATKNVDGEVEVFPDSLVGTDSHTTMINGLGVVGWGVGGIEAEAGMLGQPLYFVTPDVIGFKLTGKLAEGATATDLALTVTQMLRKKGVVGKFVEFYGSGLSSITLADRATVANMAPEYGATIGFFPVDAETLNYLRGTARSEEQVALVEAYYKAQGMFRTDDTPDPVFTDTIELDLGTVVPSLAGPKRPQDRIELTAMKETYNTIVRTPVDKGGYGLSEEKLAEVVDVKHPDGSVSQMKNGAVVIAAITSCTNTSNPSVMVGAGLLAKKAVERGLTKPGYVKSSLTPGSLVVTEYLKNAGLVEPLEALGFHVAGYGCATCIGNSGPLPDEVQAAITDNDLTVASVLSGNRNFEGRVHPAVKANYLASPPLVVAYALAGTVDIDLSSEPIGTDKDGQPVYLKDIWPSSQEIMDTINAAMNPGIYAAKYSDVFRANPRWNEIPVAEGELYEWDDKSTYIQNPPFFTNLGEQLDDIVDVRGAKTLALLGDSVTTDHISPAGSIKADSPAGKYLIEHGVKKEDFNSYGSRRGNHEVMMRGTFANIRIRNQVAPGTEGGVTKYLPTDEVMPIYDAAMKYQADGTPTVVIAGKEYGTGSSRDWAAKGTFLLGAKAVIAESFERIHRSNLVGMGVLPLQFVEGQSWKTLGIDGTETFDIEGLSNDVKPGQTVKVTATRTDGSQFSFDAIVRLDSMVDVDYYRNGGILQTVLRQLMA